CAGTCGCCGTAGCGGATCGTATGGTGGACGGTTTCGTTCATGGCTTCGGTTTGCTCAAGAAAAACAATGATTGTCGCACGCAAGGTGCTGTTCGAGGAAGTCCACGCACACACGCACTTTTGCCGAGCTTGCCAGGCGCTGCGGATACACGGCCCACACATTGGCTTCCTGCGTATAACCGGGCAATATTTGCACCAGTTCGCCGCGATCGAGATGCGGTTGCGCGTCCCACAGCGAACGCAGCACGATGCCGGCGCCAGCCACCGCCCATTGCAGCGCAATCTCGCCGTGGTTGGTCGAGAGCGGCCCCGTCACTTTCACCACCACGTCCTCGCCCGCGCCATGGCGCAGCTTCCACACGCCAAACGGCAGGTCGCGCTCCTTGATCGGCAGGCAATCGTGGCCCGACAACTCTGCCACCGCGCGCGGCGTGCCGCGCCGGGCCAGGTAGGCGGGAGCGGCGCACAGGATGCGGTGGTTGCTCATCAGCTTGCGGGCGATCAGGTTCGGCTCGATATCCTCGCCCACCCGGATGTCAAGGTCGAAGCCTTCAGCAACGATATCGACCAGCCGGTCGAGCACCTCGAAGCGCACTTGCAGCGCCGGGTGGGCGGCCACCAGTTGCGCGATGGCAGGCGCCACCACGTTGCGCCCGAAGCCGAAGCTGCTGCTCACCCGCAACTGGCCGCGCGGCACGCCCTGCCGTTCAGCCACCTCGTCGAACAGGCTGTCCAGGCTGGACAGGATAGCCAGCGCCCGTGCATACACCTGCTCGCCATCGGCGCTGACCACCACCCGCCGCGTGCTGCGGTGAAACAGGCGTACCCCCAGCGCTGTTTCCAGCACGGCAATGCGCTTGCTCACGTAGGCGGGCGACATGCCCAGCTCGGCTGCGGCGCCGGCAAAGCTGGCCTTGCGTACCACAGCGGCAAACACGCGCAGGTCGCTGTTCTCGATATCCTTATTCACGCTCATTGTTCACAATCTGTGATCCATGCATTTACAAACAACACCATTCTAAACGCGTTGGAATCACGCTATGCTGTTTTCCACACACAAGGAGATCGCCATGCACACCCATAAAATCGCAGTTATCGCCGGCGACGGCATCGGCAAGGAAGTCATGCCCGAGGGCATACGCGTGGTGGACGCCGCTGCGCGCCGCTTCAACATCAGCATCGAATGGACCACCTTCGAATGGGCCAGCTGCGACTACTATGTCCGGCACGGCAAGATGATGCCGGACGACTGGTTCGAGCAACTGAAGGGCTTTGACGCCATTTTCTTTGGCGCGGTCGGGTGGCCGGAACTGGTGCCCGATCATATTTCGCTGTGGGGTTCGCTGCTGAAATTCCGCCGCCAGTTCGACCAGTACGTGAACCTGCGCCCGGTGCGCCTGATGCCCGGCGTGCCGTGCCCGCTTGCCAACAAGCAGCCCGGCGACATCGATTTTTACATCGTCCGTGAAAATACCGAGGGTGAATATTCGTCGGTGGGCGGCAAGATGTTCGAGGGTACCGATCGTGAATTCGTGCTGCAAGAGTCGATCTTTACCCGCATCGGGGTGGACCGGGTGCTGAAGTATGCGTTCGAACTGGCGCAGTCGAGGCCCAAAAAACACCTGACGTCGGCCACCAAGTCGAACGGCATCTCGATCAGCATGCCTTACTGGGACGAGCGCTTTGCGCTGATGGGCAAGGATTACGCCGACGTGCGCTGCGACCAGTACCACATCGACATCCTGGCCGCGCGCTTCGTGCTCTCGCCCGAGCGCTTCGACGTGGTGGTGGCGTCCAACCTGTTCGGCGATATCCTGTCGGACCTGGGGCCGGCATGCACCGGCACCATCGGCATCGCACCGTCGGCCAACCTCAATCCCGACCGCACCTGGCCGTCGCTGTTCGAACCGGTGCACGGTTCGGCGCCCGATATCTACGGCAAAAACATCGCCAACCCGGTGGC
This is a stretch of genomic DNA from Duganella zoogloeoides. It encodes these proteins:
- a CDS encoding LysR substrate-binding domain-containing protein is translated as MNKDIENSDLRVFAAVVRKASFAGAAAELGMSPAYVSKRIAVLETALGVRLFHRSTRRVVVSADGEQVYARALAILSSLDSLFDEVAERQGVPRGQLRVSSSFGFGRNVVAPAIAQLVAAHPALQVRFEVLDRLVDIVAEGFDLDIRVGEDIEPNLIARKLMSNHRILCAAPAYLARRGTPRAVAELSGHDCLPIKERDLPFGVWKLRHGAGEDVVVKVTGPLSTNHGEIALQWAVAGAGIVLRSLWDAQPHLDRGELVQILPGYTQEANVWAVYPQRLASSAKVRVCVDFLEQHLACDNHCFS
- a CDS encoding tartrate dehydrogenase, which gives rise to MHTHKIAVIAGDGIGKEVMPEGIRVVDAAARRFNISIEWTTFEWASCDYYVRHGKMMPDDWFEQLKGFDAIFFGAVGWPELVPDHISLWGSLLKFRRQFDQYVNLRPVRLMPGVPCPLANKQPGDIDFYIVRENTEGEYSSVGGKMFEGTDREFVLQESIFTRIGVDRVLKYAFELAQSRPKKHLTSATKSNGISISMPYWDERFALMGKDYADVRCDQYHIDILAARFVLSPERFDVVVASNLFGDILSDLGPACTGTIGIAPSANLNPDRTWPSLFEPVHGSAPDIYGKNIANPVAMIWSGAMMLDFLGQGDASYRAAHDAILAAIESTIADGARTPDLGGSASTIEAGMAIAALLE